A single region of the Pseudomonas mandelii genome encodes:
- a CDS encoding threonine aldolase family protein — protein sequence MTDKSQQFASDNYSGICPEAWAAMEQANHGHQRAYGDDEWTARASDDFRKLFETDCEVFFAFNGTAANSLALSSLCQSYHSVICSETAHVETDECGAPEFFSNGSKLLIARTENGKLTPESIREVALKRQDIHYPKPRVVTLTQATEVGSVYTPEEIRAISATCKELGLNLHMDGARFSNACAFLGCSPADLTWKAGVDVLCFGGTKNGMAVGEAILFFNHKLAEDFDYRCKQAGQLASKMRFLSAPWVGILENDAWLKYARHANHCAQLLAELVSDIPGVELMFPVQANGVFLQLSEPAIAALTAKGWRFYTFIGNGGARFMCSWDTEEERVRELAADIREVMSH from the coding sequence ATGACCGATAAGAGCCAACAATTCGCCAGCGACAACTATTCCGGTATCTGCCCTGAAGCCTGGGCTGCCATGGAACAGGCCAACCACGGCCACCAACGCGCTTACGGCGACGATGAATGGACCGCACGCGCGTCCGATGATTTCCGCAAACTGTTCGAAACCGACTGCGAAGTGTTTTTCGCCTTCAACGGCACCGCGGCCAACTCGCTGGCCCTGTCGTCTCTGTGCCAGAGTTACCACAGCGTGATCTGCTCGGAAACCGCCCACGTCGAAACCGACGAGTGCGGCGCGCCGGAATTCTTCTCCAACGGTTCCAAGTTGCTCATTGCCCGCACCGAAAACGGCAAGCTGACCCCGGAATCGATCCGCGAAGTCGCCCTCAAGCGCCAGGACATCCACTACCCGAAACCCCGCGTCGTGACCCTGACCCAGGCCACCGAAGTCGGCAGCGTCTACACCCCGGAAGAAATCCGCGCCATCAGCGCCACCTGCAAAGAGCTGGGCCTGAACCTGCACATGGACGGCGCGCGCTTCTCCAACGCCTGCGCATTCCTCGGCTGCTCCCCGGCCGACCTGACCTGGAAAGCCGGCGTCGATGTGTTGTGCTTCGGCGGCACGAAAAACGGCATGGCGGTGGGTGAAGCGATTCTGTTCTTCAACCACAAACTGGCCGAAGACTTCGACTACCGCTGCAAACAGGCGGGGCAACTGGCCTCGAAAATGCGTTTCCTGTCGGCACCGTGGGTCGGGATTCTGGAAAACGACGCCTGGCTCAAATACGCTCGCCACGCCAACCATTGCGCGCAGCTTCTTGCAGAACTGGTCAGCGATATTCCCGGCGTGGAACTGATGTTCCCGGTACAGGCCAACGGCGTGTTCCTGCAACTGTCGGAGCCGGCCATCGCTGCACTGACGGCCAAGGGCTGGCGTTTCTACACCTTCATCGGCAACGGCGGCGCACGCTTCATGTGCTCGTGGGATACCGAAGAAGAACGCGTACGTGAATTGGCGGCGGATATTCGCGAAGTCATGTCCCACTGA
- a CDS encoding sarcosine oxidase subunit delta, with product MLHIFCPHCGELRSEEEFHASGQAHIPRPLDPNTCTDEEWGDYMFFRDNPRGLHHELWDHVAGCRQYFNATRDTVTYEILETYKIGAKPQFTDKTDSPKAATTALGEKV from the coding sequence ATGTTGCATATCTTCTGTCCTCACTGCGGCGAGTTGCGCTCCGAAGAGGAATTCCACGCATCCGGCCAGGCGCACATTCCGCGCCCGCTGGATCCGAACACCTGCACCGACGAGGAGTGGGGCGACTACATGTTCTTCCGCGATAACCCTCGCGGTCTGCACCACGAGTTGTGGGATCACGTCGCCGGTTGCCGTCAGTATTTCAACGCGACCCGCGACACCGTGACCTACGAGATTCTCGAGACCTACAAGATCGGCGCCAAGCCGCAGTTCACCGACAAGACCGATAGCCCGAAAGCGGCCACGACGGCTCTGGGAGAGAAGGTATGA
- the glyA gene encoding serine hydroxymethyltransferase: protein MFSKQDQIQGYDDALLAAMNAEEQRQEDHIELIASENYTSKRVMEAQGSGLTNKYAEGYPGKRYYGGCEHVDKVEALAIERAKQLFGADYANVQPHSGSSANSAVYLALIQPGDTILGMSLAHGGHLTHGAKVSSSGKLYNAVQYGIDTKTGLIDYDEVERLAVECKPKMIVAGFSAYSKTLDFPRFRQIADKVGALLFVDMAHVAGLVAAGLYPNPLPYADVVTTTTHKTLRGPRGGLILCKSNEEIEKKLNAAVFPGAQGGPLMHVIAGKAVCFKEALEPGFKVYQQQVIDNAQAMAGVFIKRGYDVVSGGTDNHLFLVSLIRQGLTGKEADAALGRAHITVNKNAVPNDPQSPFVTSGLRIGTPAVTTRGFKVTQCVELAGWICDILDNLGDADVEANVAQQVSALCADFPVYR, encoded by the coding sequence ATGTTCAGCAAGCAAGACCAGATCCAGGGTTACGACGATGCACTGCTGGCGGCGATGAATGCCGAGGAGCAACGCCAGGAAGATCACATCGAGCTGATCGCGTCAGAGAACTACACCAGCAAACGCGTCATGGAAGCGCAAGGCAGCGGCCTGACCAACAAATACGCCGAAGGCTATCCGGGCAAGCGCTACTACGGTGGCTGCGAGCACGTCGATAAAGTTGAAGCGCTGGCCATCGAACGCGCCAAGCAACTGTTCGGTGCCGACTACGCCAACGTCCAGCCGCACTCCGGCTCTTCGGCCAACAGTGCTGTGTATCTGGCCCTGATCCAGCCGGGCGACACCATCCTCGGCATGAGCCTGGCCCACGGTGGTCACCTGACCCACGGCGCCAAAGTGTCGTCCTCGGGCAAGCTGTACAACGCCGTGCAGTACGGCATCGACACCAAAACCGGGTTGATCGATTACGACGAAGTCGAGCGCCTGGCGGTCGAATGCAAACCGAAGATGATCGTTGCCGGCTTCTCGGCTTACTCCAAGACCCTCGACTTCCCACGTTTCCGTCAGATCGCCGACAAGGTCGGTGCGCTGCTGTTCGTCGACATGGCCCACGTGGCCGGTCTGGTCGCCGCTGGCCTGTATCCGAACCCGCTGCCGTACGCCGACGTGGTCACCACCACCACCCACAAAACCCTGCGCGGTCCGCGTGGCGGCCTGATCCTGTGCAAGTCCAACGAAGAAATCGAGAAAAAGCTCAACGCTGCGGTATTCCCCGGCGCACAGGGCGGCCCGCTGATGCACGTCATCGCCGGTAAAGCCGTGTGCTTCAAGGAAGCGCTGGAGCCTGGTTTCAAGGTTTACCAGCAACAAGTGATCGACAACGCCCAGGCCATGGCCGGCGTGTTTATCAAACGCGGCTACGATGTAGTGTCCGGCGGCACCGATAACCACCTGTTCCTGGTCAGCCTGATCCGTCAGGGCCTCACCGGCAAAGAGGCGGATGCAGCACTCGGTCGCGCCCACATCACCGTCAACAAGAACGCTGTCCCGAACGATCCACAGTCGCCGTTCGTGACCTCCGGCCTGCGCATCGGCACCCCGGCGGTGACCACGCGCGGCTTCAAGGTGACCCAGTGCGTGGAACTGGCCGGCTGGATCTGCGACATCCTCGACAACCTCGGCGACGCCGACGTGGAAGCGAATGTTGCCCAGCAAGTGTCGGCCCTGTGCGCGGACTTCCCGGTTTATCGCTGA
- the purU gene encoding formyltetrahydrofolate deformylase, translated as MSRAPDTWILTADCPSVLGTVDAVTRFLFEQGCYVTEHHSFDDRLSGRFFIRVEFRQPDGFDEQAFRAGLEERGKAFGMVFELTPPNYRPKVVIMVSKADHCLNDLLYRQRIGQLSMDVAAVVSNHPDLKPLADWHQIPYYHFPLDPNDKPSQERQVWQVIEESGAELVILARYMQVLSPELCRKLDGKAINIHHSLLPGFKGAKPYHQAYNKGVKLVGATAHYINNDLDEGPIIAQGVEAVDHSHYPEDLIAKGRDIEGLTLARAVGYHIERRVFLNANRTVVL; from the coding sequence ATGAGCCGCGCCCCAGACACATGGATTCTGACCGCCGACTGCCCAAGCGTCCTCGGCACCGTGGACGCGGTGACCCGCTTTCTGTTCGAGCAGGGCTGCTACGTCACCGAGCACCATTCCTTCGATGATCGGCTCTCGGGCCGTTTCTTCATTCGCGTGGAATTCCGCCAGCCCGATGGCTTCGACGAGCAAGCCTTCCGCGCCGGACTGGAAGAGCGTGGCAAAGCCTTCGGGATGGTCTTCGAGCTGACACCACCGAACTACCGGCCAAAAGTGGTGATCATGGTCTCCAAGGCCGATCACTGCCTCAACGATTTACTCTACCGCCAACGCATTGGCCAATTGTCGATGGACGTGGCCGCCGTGGTGTCCAACCACCCGGACCTCAAACCGTTGGCCGACTGGCATCAGATTCCGTACTACCACTTCCCGCTGGACCCGAACGACAAGCCGTCGCAAGAGCGTCAGGTGTGGCAGGTGATCGAAGAGTCCGGCGCTGAACTGGTGATCCTTGCCCGCTACATGCAAGTCCTGTCGCCAGAGTTGTGCCGCAAACTCGACGGCAAGGCGATCAACATCCATCACTCGTTGCTGCCGGGTTTCAAGGGCGCCAAGCCTTATCACCAGGCCTACAACAAGGGCGTGAAACTGGTCGGCGCCACGGCGCACTACATCAACAACGACCTGGACGAAGGGCCGATCATCGCCCAGGGCGTGGAGGCGGTGGACCACAGTCATTACCCGGAAGACTTGATCGCCAAAGGTCGGGATATCGAAGGGCTGACCCTGGCGCGGGCCGTCGGGTATCACATTGAACGACGAGTGTTTCTCAACGCCAATCGCACGGTCGTTCTCTAG
- a CDS encoding TraX family protein produces the protein MHMTQRDGALDLLKWLALLSMVLDHLRYVGYSVDLLYVPGRLAFPWFCLAMAANLARTGATTTDGQWRYLGWLLLFSALSEIPYRMYIPDPDTLNVLPTLALGLLVARGWQDQRLQSRLLAVVALALAALFPQWLMFGFFGVLLPLATLLVIRRPWYFSLLPGLVCLAANQWEVLFYSARIGNRAAFLGIAACLIAPLLGLFLLRHTRHFQPPPMRRWAYALYPLHFLLLLAMRQAIA, from the coding sequence ATGCACATGACGCAAAGGGATGGGGCACTGGATCTGCTCAAGTGGCTGGCGCTATTGAGCATGGTGCTCGATCACCTGCGATATGTCGGTTACTCCGTCGATCTGCTGTATGTGCCGGGACGGCTGGCGTTTCCGTGGTTCTGCCTGGCGATGGCGGCCAACCTTGCGCGCACTGGTGCCACGACGACCGACGGCCAGTGGCGTTACCTGGGCTGGTTGCTGTTGTTCAGCGCCCTGAGCGAAATTCCCTACCGGATGTACATTCCCGATCCCGACACCTTGAACGTGTTGCCTACGCTGGCGCTGGGATTGCTGGTGGCCCGCGGCTGGCAGGATCAACGCCTGCAATCACGACTGCTCGCGGTGGTTGCGCTGGCGCTGGCGGCGCTGTTCCCGCAGTGGCTGATGTTTGGATTCTTCGGGGTGCTGCTGCCGCTGGCGACGTTGCTGGTGATCCGCCGGCCCTGGTATTTCAGCCTGTTGCCGGGGTTGGTGTGTTTGGCGGCGAATCAATGGGAGGTGCTGTTTTACTCCGCGCGGATCGGCAACCGTGCAGCCTTCCTCGGCATTGCCGCCTGTCTGATTGCGCCATTGCTCGGGTTGTTCCTGTTGCGACATACCCGGCATTTCCAGCCGCCGCCAATGCGGCGTTGGGCGTATGCCTTGTATCCGCTGCATTTTTTGCTGTTGCTCGCAATGCGCCAGGCAATCGCCTGA
- a CDS encoding SDR family oxidoreductase: MSLQGKTLFITGASRGIGREIALRAARDGANIVIAAKSADPHPKLPGTIFSVAKEVEDAGGKALALQVDVRDELAVREALAQAHEHFGGIDALINNAGAIKLTGVQHIELKRFDLMHQINTRAVLLCSQAALPYLKKTKGHILNLSPPLNLATKWFAQYSPYTVTKYGMSMLTLGMSEEFASYGISVNSLWPQTMIATAAIEFQLGSRESFKHARTPAIMADAAYAILDSSGRSITGRLLIDEEILSEHGVTDFEQYRFAPDTTDPLMPDLFVD, from the coding sequence ATGTCCTTACAAGGCAAAACCCTGTTCATTACCGGTGCCAGCCGTGGGATTGGTCGTGAGATCGCGCTGCGAGCTGCGCGGGATGGGGCCAACATTGTGATTGCCGCCAAAAGCGCCGACCCCCACCCCAAACTGCCCGGCACGATTTTCAGCGTGGCCAAGGAAGTTGAAGACGCGGGTGGCAAGGCGCTGGCCTTGCAGGTGGATGTTCGCGATGAACTCGCGGTACGCGAGGCGCTGGCCCAGGCCCACGAGCATTTCGGCGGTATCGATGCATTGATCAACAACGCCGGGGCGATCAAGCTGACCGGCGTTCAACACATCGAGCTCAAGCGCTTCGACCTGATGCACCAAATCAACACCCGCGCCGTGTTGCTGTGCAGCCAGGCTGCCCTGCCCTATCTGAAAAAAACCAAGGGTCACATTCTTAACCTGTCGCCACCGTTGAACCTGGCGACGAAATGGTTCGCCCAATACAGCCCCTACACGGTGACCAAATACGGCATGAGCATGCTGACCCTGGGCATGAGTGAGGAATTTGCCAGTTATGGCATCAGCGTCAATTCGTTGTGGCCGCAGACGATGATTGCGACGGCGGCCATCGAGTTTCAGCTTGGCTCAAGGGAATCCTTCAAACACGCACGAACGCCGGCGATCATGGCCGATGCTGCTTACGCAATTCTGGACAGCAGCGGTCGCAGCATTACCGGGCGGTTGCTGATTGATGAAGAGATTCTGAGTGAGCACGGGGTGACGGATTTTGAACAGTATCGGTTCGCGCCCGACACCACTGACCCGCTGATGCCGGACCTGTTTGTCGACTGA
- a CDS encoding sarcosine oxidase subunit alpha, which produces MSQINRLSNGGRIDRNKVLSFTFNGQVYKGFEGDSLAAALLANGVDIIGRSFKYSRPRGIFAAGAEEPNAVLQIGATEATQIPNVRATQQALYQGLVATSTNGWPSVNNDMMGILGKVGGKLMPPGFYYKTFMYPQSFWMTYEKYIRKAAGLGRSPTENDPDTYDYMNQHCDVLIVGGGPAGLAAALAAARSGARVILADEQEEFGGSLLDSRESLDGKPAAEWVASVIAELKDTPDVLLLPRATVNGYHDHNFLTIHERLTDHLGDRAPIGQVRQRIHRVRAKRVVLATGAHERPLVYGNNDVPGNMLAGAVSTYVRRYGVAPGKKLVLSTNNDHAYRVALDWLDASLQVVAIADARSNPRGALVEEARAKGIRILTGSAVIEARGSKHVTAARVAAIDVKAHAVTSPGEWLDCDLIASSGGYSPVVHLASHLGGKPIWREDILGFVPGEAPQKRVCVGGINGVYGLGDSLADGFEGGARAASEAGFSVVEGTLPKALSRLEEPTLALFQVPHEKGTSRGPKQFVDLQNDVTAAAIELATREGFESVEHVKRYTALGFGTDQGKLGNVNGLAIAARSLNVTIPQMGTTMFRPNYTPVTFGAVAGRHCGHIFEPVRHTALHHWHVKNGAEFEDVGQWKRPWYFPKNGEDIHAAVKRECKAVRDSVGLLDASTLGKIDIQGPDTREFLNRIYTNAWTKLDVGKARYGLMCKEDGMVFDDGVTACLADNHFVMTTTTGGAARVLQWLEIYHQTEWPDLKVYFTSVTDHWATMTLSGPNSRKLLSEVTDADLSNEAFPFMTWKEALVGGVPARIFRISFTGELSYEVNVQADYAMGVLEKIVEAGKQYNLTPYGTETMHILRAEKGFIIVGQDTDGSMTPDDLNMGWCVGRTKPFSWIGQRGMNREDCVRDQRKQLVGLKPIDPTKWLPEGAQLVFNTKQTIPMTMVGHVTSSYLHNSLGYSFAMGVVKGGLKRIGERVFAPLADGSVIEAEIVSSVFFDPKGDRQNI; this is translated from the coding sequence ATGAGCCAGATCAATCGCCTGTCCAACGGCGGACGGATCGACCGCAACAAAGTGCTGAGCTTCACCTTCAACGGTCAGGTCTACAAAGGCTTTGAAGGCGATTCGCTGGCCGCTGCCCTGCTGGCCAACGGTGTCGACATCATCGGTCGCAGCTTCAAGTATTCCCGTCCGCGCGGCATCTTCGCTGCCGGCGCCGAAGAGCCGAATGCCGTGCTGCAGATCGGCGCGACCGAAGCCACGCAGATCCCGAACGTACGTGCCACGCAACAAGCGCTGTATCAAGGCCTGGTCGCCACCAGCACCAACGGCTGGCCAAGCGTCAACAACGACATGATGGGGATTCTCGGCAAGGTCGGCGGCAAGCTGATGCCGCCGGGCTTCTACTACAAAACCTTCATGTACCCGCAATCGTTCTGGATGACTTACGAGAAGTACATCCGTAAGGCCGCCGGCCTTGGCCGCTCGCCGACCGAGAACGATCCGGACACCTACGACTACATGAACCAGCACTGCGACGTGCTGATCGTCGGCGGTGGCCCCGCAGGTCTGGCCGCTGCACTGGCGGCTGCGCGCAGCGGTGCTCGTGTCATCCTCGCCGATGAACAGGAAGAGTTCGGCGGCAGCCTGCTCGACTCCCGCGAAAGCCTCGACGGCAAGCCAGCGGCCGAGTGGGTCGCCAGCGTCATCGCCGAACTGAAAGACACCCCGGACGTGCTGCTGTTGCCGCGCGCCACGGTCAACGGTTACCACGACCATAACTTCCTGACCATTCACGAGCGCCTGACCGATCACCTCGGCGACCGCGCTCCGATTGGCCAGGTGCGTCAGCGCATCCACCGGGTTCGCGCCAAACGTGTGGTGCTGGCAACCGGCGCTCACGAGCGCCCACTGGTCTACGGCAACAACGACGTGCCGGGCAACATGCTGGCCGGCGCTGTCTCGACTTACGTTCGCCGTTACGGCGTGGCACCGGGCAAGAAACTGGTGCTGTCGACCAACAACGATCACGCCTACCGCGTGGCGCTGGATTGGCTCGATGCCAGCCTGCAAGTGGTGGCCATCGCCGACGCCCGCAGCAATCCGCGCGGTGCATTGGTTGAAGAAGCGCGCGCCAAAGGCATTCGCATCCTGACCGGCAGCGCCGTGATCGAGGCCCGTGGCAGCAAGCACGTGACCGCCGCTCGCGTTGCCGCGATCGATGTCAAAGCACACGCCGTGACCAGCCCTGGCGAGTGGCTTGATTGCGATTTGATCGCCAGCTCCGGTGGTTACAGCCCGGTGGTTCACTTGGCTTCTCACCTGGGTGGCAAACCGATCTGGCGTGAAGACATCCTCGGTTTCGTACCGGGCGAAGCACCGCAGAAACGCGTGTGCGTTGGTGGCATCAACGGCGTCTACGGCCTCGGCGATTCGTTGGCCGATGGTTTTGAAGGCGGCGCTCGCGCAGCCAGCGAAGCCGGTTTCAGTGTGGTCGAAGGCACGTTGCCGAAGGCCCTGAGCCGTCTCGAAGAGCCCACCCTGGCGCTGTTCCAGGTGCCGCACGAAAAAGGCACCTCACGCGGACCGAAGCAATTCGTCGACCTGCAAAACGACGTCACCGCCGCCGCCATCGAACTGGCGACCCGCGAAGGCTTCGAGTCGGTCGAGCACGTCAAACGCTACACCGCACTGGGCTTCGGCACTGACCAGGGCAAGCTCGGCAACGTCAACGGCCTGGCCATCGCCGCCCGTTCGCTGAACGTGACCATCCCGCAGATGGGCACCACCATGTTCCGCCCGAACTACACGCCGGTAACCTTCGGCGCCGTGGCCGGTCGTCACTGTGGGCACATCTTCGAACCTGTCCGTCACACCGCGCTGCATCACTGGCACGTGAAAAACGGCGCCGAGTTTGAAGACGTCGGTCAGTGGAAGCGTCCTTGGTACTTCCCGAAAAACGGTGAAGACATTCACGCTGCGGTGAAACGCGAATGCAAAGCCGTGCGCGACAGCGTCGGCCTGCTGGACGCTTCGACCCTGGGCAAGATCGACATCCAGGGCCCGGACACCCGCGAGTTCCTGAACCGCATCTACACCAACGCCTGGACCAAGCTCGACGTGGGCAAGGCCCGTTACGGCCTGATGTGCAAAGAAGACGGCATGGTGTTCGACGACGGCGTGACCGCATGCCTGGCCGATAACCACTTCGTGATGACCACCACCACCGGCGGCGCTGCTCGCGTGCTGCAATGGCTGGAAATCTACCACCAGACCGAATGGCCAGACCTGAAGGTGTACTTCACGTCCGTGACGGATCACTGGGCAACCATGACCCTGTCCGGGCCGAACAGCCGCAAGCTGCTCAGCGAAGTGACCGACGCAGATCTGAGCAACGAAGCCTTCCCGTTCATGACCTGGAAAGAAGCTTTGGTCGGCGGTGTGCCGGCGCGGATTTTCCGGATTTCGTTTACCGGTGAGCTGTCGTACGAAGTCAACGTGCAAGCCGACTATGCGATGGGCGTGCTCGAGAAAATCGTCGAGGCTGGCAAGCAGTACAACCTGACCCCGTATGGCACCGAAACCATGCACATCCTGCGGGCCGAGAAGGGCTTCATCATCGTCGGTCAGGACACCGACGGCTCGATGACCCCGGACGACCTGAACATGGGCTGGTGTGTCGGTCGCACCAAACCGTTCTCGTGGATTGGCCAGCGTGGCATGAACCGCGAAGACTGCGTGCGTGATCAACGCAAACAGCTGGTGGGCCTGAAACCGATCGACCCGACCAAATGGCTGCCGGAAGGTGCGCAACTGGTGTTCAACACCAAGCAGACGATCCCGATGACGATGGTCGGTCACGTCACTTCCAGCTACCTGCACAACTCCCTGGGCTATTCGTTTGCCATGGGCGTGGTGAAGGGCGGTTTGAAGCGCATCGGTGAGCGCGTGTTCGCACCGCTGGCCGATGGCAGCGTGATCGAGGCGGAAATCGTTTCTTCGGTGTTCTTCGATCCAAAGGGTGATCGCCAGAACATCTAA
- a CDS encoding sarcosine oxidase subunit beta, giving the protein MQRYSGFGLFKHSLSHHENWQKMWRTPTPKKVYDVVIVGGGGHGLATAYYLAKEHGITNVAVVEKGWLGGGNTARNTTIVRSNYLWDESAHLYEHAMKLWEGLSQDLNYNVMFSQRGVYNLCHTLQDIRDSERRVSANRLNGVDGELLDAKQVADEIPYLDCSKNTRYPVMGATVQRRGGVARHDAVAWGFARAADALGVDLIQQTEVIGFRKENGVCIGVETNKGFIGAKRVGVVTAGNSGHMAKLAGFRLPIESHPLQALVSEPIKPIIDSVIMSNAVHGYISQSDKGDLVIGAGIDGYNGYGQRGSYPVIEHTIQAIVEMFPVLSRVRMNRQWGGIVDTTPDACPIISKTPVPNMFFNCGWGTGGFKATPGSGNVFAASLAKGEMHPLAAPFSIDRFHNGALIDEHGAAAVAH; this is encoded by the coding sequence ATGCAACGCTACTCGGGCTTCGGCCTCTTCAAACACTCCCTCAGCCATCACGAAAACTGGCAGAAAATGTGGCGCACGCCGACCCCTAAAAAGGTCTATGACGTGGTCATCGTCGGCGGTGGCGGGCATGGTCTCGCCACGGCTTACTACCTGGCCAAAGAGCACGGCATCACCAACGTGGCCGTGGTCGAGAAAGGCTGGCTGGGCGGCGGTAACACCGCGCGCAACACCACCATCGTTCGCTCCAACTACCTGTGGGACGAGTCGGCGCACCTGTACGAACACGCGATGAAATTGTGGGAAGGTTTGTCCCAGGATCTGAACTACAACGTCATGTTCTCCCAGCGCGGCGTTTACAACCTGTGCCACACCCTGCAAGACATCCGTGATTCCGAGCGTCGGGTCAGCGCCAACCGCCTCAACGGCGTGGACGGTGAACTGCTCGATGCCAAGCAAGTGGCCGACGAGATCCCGTACCTCGACTGCTCGAAGAACACTCGCTACCCGGTGATGGGCGCAACCGTTCAGCGTCGCGGCGGCGTGGCCCGTCACGATGCCGTGGCGTGGGGCTTTGCCCGTGCCGCCGACGCCTTGGGCGTGGACCTGATCCAGCAGACCGAAGTGATCGGCTTCCGCAAGGAAAACGGCGTGTGCATCGGCGTTGAAACCAACAAAGGCTTCATCGGCGCCAAGCGCGTCGGCGTGGTGACCGCCGGTAACTCCGGGCACATGGCCAAGCTGGCCGGTTTCCGCCTGCCGATCGAATCCCATCCGCTGCAAGCGCTGGTGTCCGAGCCGATCAAGCCGATTATCGACAGTGTGATCATGTCCAACGCCGTACACGGTTACATCAGCCAGTCCGACAAGGGCGACCTGGTGATCGGCGCCGGTATCGACGGCTACAACGGCTACGGCCAGCGTGGTTCGTACCCGGTGATCGAACACACCATCCAGGCCATCGTCGAGATGTTCCCGGTGTTGTCCCGCGTGCGCATGAACCGGCAGTGGGGCGGCATCGTCGACACCACACCGGATGCCTGCCCGATCATCTCGAAAACCCCGGTCCCGAACATGTTCTTCAACTGCGGTTGGGGTACCGGCGGCTTCAAGGCCACACCTGGCTCGGGCAACGTGTTTGCCGCGAGTCTGGCCAAGGGTGAAATGCACCCATTGGCCGCACCTTTCTCCATCGACCGTTTCCACAACGGTGCGTTGATCGATGAACACGGCGCTGCTGCGGTTGCCCACTAA
- a CDS encoding sarcosine oxidase subunit gamma has product MTAANVYQQRPTTGAKAESSLHHAGLASLVGKGRKSAGVIVREKKLLGHLTIRGDGHDAAFAAGVHKALGIELPAALTVVVKGETSLQWMGPDEWLLIVPTGEEFAAEQKLREALGDLHIAITNVSGGQQILELSGPNVRQVLMKSTSYDVHPNSFPVGKAVGTVFAKSQLVIRHTAEDTWELLIRRSFSDYWWLWLQDAAAEYGLSVQA; this is encoded by the coding sequence ATGACCGCAGCCAATGTGTACCAACAACGCCCAACCACCGGGGCCAAGGCCGAGTCGTCGCTGCATCATGCCGGCCTCGCCAGCCTGGTGGGCAAGGGCCGTAAAAGCGCCGGCGTGATCGTGCGTGAGAAAAAACTCCTCGGCCACCTGACTATTCGTGGTGATGGCCACGATGCGGCGTTCGCCGCTGGCGTGCACAAGGCCCTCGGGATCGAACTGCCGGCCGCGCTGACCGTCGTCGTCAAAGGCGAAACCAGCCTGCAATGGATGGGGCCGGATGAATGGCTGCTGATCGTGCCGACCGGCGAAGAATTCGCCGCCGAGCAAAAACTGCGTGAAGCGCTGGGCGACCTGCACATCGCGATCACCAACGTCAGCGGCGGCCAGCAGATCCTCGAACTGAGCGGCCCGAACGTGCGCCAGGTGCTGATGAAATCCACCAGCTACGACGTGCACCCCAACAGTTTCCCGGTGGGCAAGGCTGTCGGCACCGTGTTTGCCAAGTCGCAACTGGTGATCCGCCACACCGCCGAAGACACCTGGGAACTGCTGATCCGTCGCAGCTTCTCGGATTACTGGTGGTTGTGGTTGCAGGATGCGGCGGCGGAATACGGCCTAAGCGTCCAGGCCTGA